A segment of the uncultured Desulfobulbus sp. genome:
ATGGGTTGAGCAAACAGCTGTTGCAGGGGAAGCTGCAGCAGCTTCTCGACAATCATCTGCTCCAGATCGGCGGTCAAACCGAATTGTTCGGCCACGGCCAGGTACATCCCCAGGGAAACATGTGCACCAGAGGAGTCCACCACCCGGGTAAAGACTTCCTGGGCAAAGGGAAGCTGTGTATTGCCCTTCTCAACGGTTGGTTGCGAGTAGAATACGATATTTTTTTCAGCAATGAGTTCCAGGATCGTTTCCTTCCAGTGCATCCGCCCCTGCATCGAGAGTTCCCCTGCCCGGCCCAAAGAGACGATCTGCAGGTTGCATCCGCCCGCGGTTCGGGCCTTTGCAAGGGCCATATCTGCTGCAGCCAGGAGCTCCTGCAGGGAGGCTGCCTGCTCGAAAGAGACAGCGCCACCGATGAGCGACACACTCTGCAGAACATCACCCAAATCGTGCGAGCTCCCGCCATAAGCGGGCACCAGCTCCTCTTCCCAGAGTGTGCGCACCTGCAGGGCATCGGTTCCCGGTAACAGCAGGGCCAGGTCTCCCCCCCCCAGGCGGGCAAGCAGGCTATCTGAGATTTTCTGACAGCCTTCCCGCACTCGACGGGCGAGTTCCTGGAGGACCCGGTCTCCCTGCTGATAGCCGCACTGTTCATTAAGCTCTTTGAGGGACTGCAACTGAAGCAGAACAAAGCTGCCCAACAATCGATGTTCCGCGTCCGCCGATCTGGCTGCGAACTGCGACTCCAGGTAGCGCCTGTTGCCAAGTCCGGTCAGGGGATCCTGATACACCTCCTGGTTGAGACGATCGGCAATGGCCGCATGCTCGCGAAAGATCTGTGCGATTCGGGCCGTCATCACGTTCATGGCCTCCACGACCCGACGCAGTTCCCGTGTCTTTGGGACTTCCTGCCGGATATCAATTTGCCGTTCGCAAAGCGCCGTGGCCTGCTCTTCAATACGCTTGAGCGGAAGCAGGATGGATCGAAGCACAAGCCCACCAAGGGCGGTAAAGACAAGCCATGCGACCCCACACCAAATTGCGGTGTTTTTTGCCCCCCCCCACAAGTTGAGATAGGCGATATCGGTTTGGTTCTCGATCCGTACGGTTGCGGTCTGCACCCAGCCCTGCATTATTTTCGCCGATGCCTGAGGGATGGACAACTCGACTGTCCGCCGAAACCACGCAGGGACCGGGAGGAGGGAGACTTCGTCGATGCTTCGTGCAACAAGGACGCGCCCTTCCAAATCACGGACCTCAATGAGGCGATAGGTTCCACTGTCAAAAAGTGCGTCAACCATGGTCTGCATGATCGGACGCTCACTGCCCCCCTGAACCGTGGAGAGGGAAAGACCAAGAAAGTTGGCGCTCTCCTGGGTCTCGGTTGTCATCTGCAGGGTGAGATAATCGCGGGTCCGCTTCAGCTCACCAATCCACAGGGCTGAACACAAACAAAGGAGAATTGCGAAGGTACTGAGCAGTAATTGCTTATATAAACTCATAGTACGGGATACTCCATAATGGACATCTCAACTGCTCTTTGCAACGGTGATCGGTCCTGTTCACGGACAGTAGGAAACAAGTGTTCACAAAATTGCCCCTTGGGGCGATAGCGTCATAATGGCAGGCTATGCCTCGGGGCATCTGCAGGTGTGCTCATTACCAAGTCTTTGGCAAAATTGCCAGAAGACGACATGCGGAATGTTGGCACCATGATTTCTCTCATAAATGAACAGCCCATTATCGCTTCATCCGCGTCAACAGTTCACGCCAGGGCCGGATGCGACGACTGTTGCCGATCTGTTTTTCCCTCTCCATCGCTTTGCCCTCCCACAGGGTATTGGCGTTGAAACTGTAGATGGGGACGAGGTCGGTTCGCTGGGATGCGGGCTTGATGGCATCCATCAGATTATCAAGGACCCAGGGTTCCTTGCCAGGCAGAGGGTAATAGGCGAGAACGAGATGGCTCTGGTTGAGGCGGGAGGCAAAAACGTAGTTGAGGGCGAGTCTGTCGCTGGAAATTCCGAGACTTTTGAGGGAAAAGAATTTGGCTATGGCAAAATCTTCGCAGTCTCCGCCACCACTGGCGATAAACTCGGTTGGCGTGGCCCAATAGTCAGACCGCCTCCAGTGTTGCGCGTCACTGACAAAAACAAAGGAATTGAAGAAGGTATTGACCTGTTCGACAAAGACGAGCTCATCTCCATCGACTCGGCGCATGAAATCCTGCCACGCCAACAGCCGACGACGGCCTTCTACCCCGTAATGCTGTTGGGCCCAGAGCAGTGATTGCTGGTCTATGGTAAACGGTTGTGCAGCGTGAAGTGCTCCCGAGAGGCATGCCAACAGAGCGGTGGCAATAAACGCGCGCAAGGTCAAACAACAGATCCGCACCCCCCTTCCTTGTATCCTGATCAAGGGCCTGTCGGGAGCCAGCACGGATGGTTGTCCATAGGTGATAACCTCGTAAAAAGCCAAAAAACCAAAGGTCACATATCGTGAAATCAGTGTGTTCCGAAGCTCAAAAGGTCATTCTCGAGGCTATTTCACGAGAACAACGGAGGTGAAAACCGAAAATTATTTGTTTCGACCAACCGCAGCCAGAGCAAGCAGGCCAACTCCCATAAGGAGCAGCGTTCCCGGTTCAGGAACCGGGGGAGAAGTTGAATCTTTGGGCGGAGAATCAGGGGTCCGGTCGTAGACGATATTTCCAGGACTGTTGGAGAGTAAAGGATAACTAGGTATCGTCAAGGGCAAATGCTGCGGTGCAAGTAACTGAGGCAACGCACCAAGGGGATCAACCGGAGGAAAAACCGAAGATCCTGGAGTGGGGCTTCCTGCGGAAGGTGTCAATTCAATGTCATTACAGCAATAGGTTCGAGCCGTACGAACACCATCGGTGATGAAGCCGTCCCCTTTGGGCAACTTGATCGGCTTTGCGGTTTGCGCAATAACCTCTCCTTTTCTGTGGGAAACGTATGCCATGACGTCTTCCTTCAAACTGCCGAGTTTCGCCTCTTCCCAATTAAAGCCAGCGTAATAGACAGAAAGTGTCGGGTCATTTTCAACGGTTCTCCGAAAATCCTCTATGCTCTTTATACTTTGTTTTTGACAAAGTCCCAACCATTTCCCATCTTTTTCGCTACTGGCATCCTCAATTTGTGATATTTCCTGCTTGACACGGACAAGCTCTCTCTCGTTCGGCTGAGGTTGTCCTGTGGGAGTCGTTGTCCTGTCTGCCGAGCCCCTGCTTATTGCTGAACGACTGACAACGCCATCATTGGCTGCACGGTCAACAAGAGCGATACCTCCCCAAACAAGACAACTCACCCCAACAGCCGCAGCGAGGAATTTCCGTGCCGTCAAAAAGGCGAGCCATGTTGATGCGTTGTTATCGATGAACCTGTATAGTTTTTTCATACCCTACCACCACAACCTTGAAGCCATCTGTATTGGAGTCATGGCATCTGTCAATCCGTTGCCCTATGCCCCCGTCCCCCCGACATAACAGGTTGGGGAACCATTATTTTGAACTGTAGAACATGCTGAAGCTACGGCCATGCCTCGCCTCAACTTTCGTTTTAATGCCGAGACGAAATTTCCAGTGTGTTATGGCTGGATTTTTTACAAAATATCCGTCATTATCTCAGGAAGCTAGCCAATCCAACCTTTAAAAATTCCTTTTTTCTGAATTTTTAAAACTCAGTTCCGATTCACAGGAATTATATGGCGTAATTTAGGCGAAGAAAAGAGCCAAAAGACTCCTTTTTCGGATTTTTTCAAAGTTTTCCAAGTTTGCGGGTGACAGGGGCAACAACCCGCCCAATTTAATCACTGTCGCCTTAAAGCGACAACAATGTGCGCCACCACGCATTGACCAAGGTTGTACCTGATTGCACGGTTCGCAGTAAGAATGGGGAGGATAACGCTCCCTAACCTCTCAATCTTCATCCAAGGAGAACTGATGATGGACGATAAAGTGCTTGAAGTGACCTGTCCCAAATGCGGTATCAAGATCAAAAATAGCGCTGCCTGGTTCAAGAAACCGGGAACATGCTGCCCGGGATGCCAGTTACGCCTTTCGACCGAACGATTCAAACGCTGCATTGAAGAGGCTGAAAAATCGATTCTGGCATAACACGGGAACAAACGGAAAAAACAGGGAGTCAAACGTCAAAGCCCCGGCCTGCTGAGCAGGCCCGGGGCTTTGTTGTGGTGAGCTGAGGGGACGCCTTAAAACGGACGCATCACCCAGATACCGCAGGGACAGGTATCGGCACAGAATCCGCAAGCGATACACTTGTCGTCATCGGAAACATACTCATAGTTCACACCATCGGGCCCAGGAACAATCTCCCGTCGGGAAATGGCACCGGGGGGACAGATGGTTTCGCAGAAATGACAATCACGGCAGGAACCACAGCTGAGACAGCGAGCGGCCTGCTGATCCTCGGTCACACCGCGGTCCGTAACCGGGTCATAGTGGGCCAGGGTCAAGGCCTCATAATCGATCATCCGCTGCCGGAACGGCAGCCAATCTTCTCCCTTGAAGGTGGCAATGAGATAGTCGGCACTTCGTTTCCCGGCTCCCAGGGCATTGGTGGCCAAACCGGGCTTCTCAACGTCACCCACCGCAAGAATCTGAGGATCCGAGGTCCGTCCGGCCTCATCGGTCTTGATCCAGGAGGCGCCTGCGACCTGGACCACATCCACAGAATCCGGCAGAAAGGGCAGACTCGGGATGTCGCCGATGGAGATGATGACCGTCTGCGCAGGCAGAAGAGTTCCGTCGGCCCCGACAACGCCCTCTGCAGTCACCTCGCGGGTCATAAACGGCCACTTGAAGGTGGCGCCAAGGGCCTCGGCCGCTGTACGCTCCTTACCAAAGGCCAGCGGCTTACGAACATCGACCAGGGTCACCTGATCGGCACCGAGACGATAGGCTTCGGCGGCAACGTCGCAACCGACATTACCGGCACCAATGATAACCACCTGCTTGCCGGTGGCCATGGGGCTGTCGCTTTTGGCGGCCTTGAGGTAGTCCAGGGCCGGAATCACCCGTTCGTGCCCAGGGAAGGACAGGGTCCGCGGTTGGTGGGTACCAACGGCGATGAGCACATAGTCGAACTCTTTCTTCAGTTCCTCAACCTTGTCTTTACTCAAGCTGACGCCGAGGTTGACATGCAGGTTCTTGGTCTTGAGAAAGCGTTCGATCTCCACGTCCCAAACCGCCTGGGACAGACGTTCCCAGGGAATGGTTTGGGCAAGCTTGCCGCCAAGACGCTCGTCGCGTTCAAAGATATGGGCTTCCACACCGTTGAGGGCCAGATGCCAGGCGGCTGACATACCGGCAGGGCCACCACCGATGATTGCCACCTTCTTGCCGATGGGATCCTTGGAGGTGGGCGGATCGACCGCATGGATCGCCCGACCGAGCACCGAGGCATCGATCGAGTAGTCGATCTTCTCGCGTGAACAGTTCTGGATACAGAGGTTCGGACAGATGGCACCGCAGACCGATGCCGGCAACGGGGTGTAGCGCAGCAGCATCTCGTAGGCTTCTTCGGTCCGGCCTTCACGGATCAAACGGAGGCGATCGATGGTCGGGATATGAATCGGGCAGAAAAAGGTACAAGGGGCGGCGGAATCCCGGTTGGCCCAGAACGGTTTTTTCCGGCGGGCATCACCGGTTTCGATCACGCCGATGAGATCACGTTCCAGGCCGGGGGCCAAGTCACGCAGAGGATCGCCGCCACCGAATCCACGATCCCAGATACGTCGCCGAAACTCGGCCATGGGCATGGGACCGGAAAACATCAGGGCCCGTTCCTGCGGGGTAATCGAGGCAAGCACGTTCCACTCTGCCCGTACAGAAAGCACAGGCAACAACTCGCTGCGGTCGATTTTCTCCAGATATTCGGGCAACCGCTCGATCAGCCACTGCCACTCTTCATCGGTGGGGGGGGCCAACTTGGCGTTGGTTTGCGCGTAGGTGCCGTCGGTCTCCCCACGGTAATAGATCTTGCCGCCGACCATGCCAACACAGGGCCGGTAACCAAGTACATTGGCCGGATTTTTCGGTTCGACACCACAGACAACACCTAATCCACCGCAGTTGAACTCGGCAAAGGTGTCGCCCACCGAACCCAGAACCCACATCTCGGGACGCTCGTAGTCCGGGTTCCACTTGGTCATGGTCAGACCACGGGCACCGATGGAGCCACCGATCATGACCCGACCGCCGGCCATGGCGTTACAGGCGCCGTTGGAGGCATCGCCCTTGACGATGACGTCCGCGCCGATATTGAGATACCCGACATCATCTGAGGTGGACCCCTCGCAGATGATGGTGGAGCCGGGCATTCCCATGCAGCCCAGACGCTGACCGGCAGGGCCTTTGACACGAATGGTCAGGGGGCGTTCCACGGATCCCAGGCGCAGTCCGATATTGTGCTGCCCAAAGGATTCCAGGATCAGCTCGTCAGCTTTTTTTGCAGCCTTGCGGACCGCCTCTTCGAAGTCTTTTGATGATATCCGCTTCCCCTGTGCATCAAGGCCGCGGACAGTGGTCACTGATTGCTTTGTATCGCTCATAGTTCAATAAGTCCTGTGCTGAAGCCTATCTCAGCAGATGTAATTAATCTGCAGCCGGTCCGCGATGGCCTTGTCGTCAACCCCCAGGGCATCGGACATGCCGATGGGCAGACTCTGCGAGCGACCAAGCGGTGCCATGATCTTCTTCATTTCGGTACGGATAGACATGAACACGTCGACCACGCGCTGGGCCACATCATCCGGATCAAGGCGGCGATAGAGTTTCGGATTCTGACTGGTGATACCTTTGGGACAGAGGCCGACGTTGCAGACGTTGCAGCGTCCCATCTCGTTGCCCAGACAGCCGGCACAGGCCTGCATGATGTACTTGCCGATGTGAACACCGGAGGCGCCGAGCATGATCAAGGCCATTCCGTTTTGGGTCACGTTGCCGTTTTTGCCCACACCACCGGCGGCAAAGAGCGGGATTTCGTTCTGACGTCCCTGGCGGACCAGATCGAGATAGCATTCGCGCAGGTTGGAGGCGATCGGGTGACCGGTGGCGTCCATGCTGACGTTGTAGGCCGCACCGGTCCCACCGTCGATACCGTCGATCAACAGACCACCGGCATAGGGGTTCCGCACCAGGTTGTTGAGCACAGCCTTGGCCGAAGTCGAACCGGAGATCTTGGGATAGACCGGCACCCGGAAGCCAAAGGCCATGGACATGGTCTGGATCATCTTCATGACGCTCTCCTCAATGGAGTAGAGTGTCTGATGAACCGGCGGGGAAGGCAGGTCGACCCCTTCGGGGACACCGCGCAGGCGGGCGATCAACTTGCTGACCTTGAACCACATCAACAGACCACCGTCGCCGGGCTTGGCGCCCTGGCCGTACTTGATCTCGATCGCGGCGGGATCGCACTGCATCTCGGGGATGGCGCGGATGATCTCGTCCCAACCAAAGTAGCC
Coding sequences within it:
- a CDS encoding EAL domain-containing protein; translated protein: MSLYKQLLLSTFAILLCLCSALWIGELKRTRDYLTLQMTTETQESANFLGLSLSTVQGGSERPIMQTMVDALFDSGTYRLIEVRDLEGRVLVARSIDEVSLLPVPAWFRRTVELSIPQASAKIMQGWVQTATVRIENQTDIAYLNLWGGAKNTAIWCGVAWLVFTALGGLVLRSILLPLKRIEEQATALCERQIDIRQEVPKTRELRRVVEAMNVMTARIAQIFREHAAIADRLNQEVYQDPLTGLGNRRYLESQFAARSADAEHRLLGSFVLLQLQSLKELNEQCGYQQGDRVLQELARRVREGCQKISDSLLARLGGGDLALLLPGTDALQVRTLWEEELVPAYGGSSHDLGDVLQSVSLIGGAVSFEQAASLQELLAAADMALAKARTAGGCNLQIVSLGRAGELSMQGRMHWKETILELIAEKNIVFYSQPTVEKGNTQLPFAQEVFTRVVDSSGAHVSLGMYLAVAEQFGLTADLEQMIVEKLLQLPLQQLFAQPITLNISPSSLADPSFFSWICEQLVKCGNTGLHFTLELPETSLTTHGGLVKDFAAAVKTAGHGIGVDHFGQGGTGLTYLQWLMPDYVKLDRAITDDLLRQNHEVGFFINALCSVAHSIGVKVIMKNVETVQQVEMLSPLNIDALQGNALQEPVLVEPA
- a CDS encoding transglutaminase-like cysteine peptidase, encoding MRRVDGDELVFVEQVNTFFNSFVFVSDAQHWRRSDYWATPTEFIASGGGDCEDFAIAKFFSLKSLGISSDRLALNYVFASRLNQSHLVLAYYPLPGKEPWVLDNLMDAIKPASQRTDLVPIYSFNANTLWEGKAMEREKQIGNSRRIRPWRELLTRMKR
- a CDS encoding PEP-CTERM sorting domain-containing protein is translated as MKKLYRFIDNNASTWLAFLTARKFLAAAVGVSCLVWGGIALVDRAANDGVVSRSAISRGSADRTTTPTGQPQPNERELVRVKQEISQIEDASSEKDGKWLGLCQKQSIKSIEDFRRTVENDPTLSVYYAGFNWEEAKLGSLKEDVMAYVSHRKGEVIAQTAKPIKLPKGDGFITDGVRTARTYCCNDIELTPSAGSPTPGSSVFPPVDPLGALPQLLAPQHLPLTIPSYPLLSNSPGNIVYDRTPDSPPKDSTSPPVPEPGTLLLMGVGLLALAAVGRNK
- a CDS encoding FAD-dependent oxidoreductase: MSDTKQSVTTVRGLDAQGKRISSKDFEEAVRKAAKKADELILESFGQHNIGLRLGSVERPLTIRVKGPAGQRLGCMGMPGSTIICEGSTSDDVGYLNIGADVIVKGDASNGACNAMAGGRVMIGGSIGARGLTMTKWNPDYERPEMWVLGSVGDTFAEFNCGGLGVVCGVEPKNPANVLGYRPCVGMVGGKIYYRGETDGTYAQTNAKLAPPTDEEWQWLIERLPEYLEKIDRSELLPVLSVRAEWNVLASITPQERALMFSGPMPMAEFRRRIWDRGFGGGDPLRDLAPGLERDLIGVIETGDARRKKPFWANRDSAAPCTFFCPIHIPTIDRLRLIREGRTEEAYEMLLRYTPLPASVCGAICPNLCIQNCSREKIDYSIDASVLGRAIHAVDPPTSKDPIGKKVAIIGGGPAGMSAAWHLALNGVEAHIFERDERLGGKLAQTIPWERLSQAVWDVEIERFLKTKNLHVNLGVSLSKDKVEELKKEFDYVLIAVGTHQPRTLSFPGHERVIPALDYLKAAKSDSPMATGKQVVIIGAGNVGCDVAAEAYRLGADQVTLVDVRKPLAFGKERTAAEALGATFKWPFMTREVTAEGVVGADGTLLPAQTVIISIGDIPSLPFLPDSVDVVQVAGASWIKTDEAGRTSDPQILAVGDVEKPGLATNALGAGKRSADYLIATFKGEDWLPFRQRMIDYEALTLAHYDPVTDRGVTEDQQAARCLSCGSCRDCHFCETICPPGAISRREIVPGPDGVNYEYVSDDDKCIACGFCADTCPCGIWVMRPF
- a CDS encoding glutamate synthase-related protein; protein product: MVSVRSIYTSPSSLSYHDLPWIIEHREDRCTLCGRCTSVCPTGAISLSYFRQRVPKLDVLQKKRGNEYRHFTGIHQSTDIAKRCIGCGMCASVCPNEAIGPHANDNEHRAVFHLNQKGDAFKRGGRRNAPGKTVLDRISFGRISMLTDPALDAGRHEFNINTILGRVLSPEEFLRRKLAGEWIPPTREIFPFVIGSMSFGALSPNMWLGLLQGVAYCNEVLGIPVVMATGEGGCPPWVLKSPFLKYIILQIASGYFGWDEIIRAIPEMQCDPAAIEIKYGQGAKPGDGGLLMWFKVSKLIARLRGVPEGVDLPSPPVHQTLYSIEESVMKMIQTMSMAFGFRVPVYPKISGSTSAKAVLNNLVRNPYAGGLLIDGIDGGTGAAYNVSMDATGHPIASNLRECYLDLVRQGRQNEIPLFAAGGVGKNGNVTQNGMALIMLGASGVHIGKYIMQACAGCLGNEMGRCNVCNVGLCPKGITSQNPKLYRRLDPDDVAQRVVDVFMSIRTEMKKIMAPLGRSQSLPIGMSDALGVDDKAIADRLQINYIC